TGCCCCTGACTGTGAGCCTGACCTGCCTCAATCCGTCGATGACCTGCCGTATGTCGTGGTTATGTACCAGCCCCGGAAGGTGTACCATGGCAGATACACGAAGGCCGGTCCCCACGTTCGTCGTACAGGCCGTAAGATATCCGAGCCTGTTCGAAAAGGCGAAGTCAAGTCGCCTGTCCAGTTCATCGTCGAACCTCGTGATCTTCTTGAAGGCTTTTCTCAAGCTGAGCCCCGACTCCATCGATTGCATCCTCAGGTGGTCCTCCTCGTTGACCATCACACCGAGTGATTCATCCATGTCGACTATCAACGCCCGGTTCTTGAAATTCATGACCATTTCGTGAGAGATCAATCGCCTCTCGGCTAAAAGAAGTCGGTCCGCACCCGACATCCCGTCCATTTCCATCAACAGCGGATCTTCCAGCAGGCCATTTTCCATCACGGCCGCGGAGACCTCGGATCTTATGGACTCGAGTACTTCTGAAGAGGCTATATGAGAAAAAGGCCAGTCGTCGAGATTGCGGGCAAGCCTGACCCTGCTCGAGAGAACGATCTCGCTTTCTTCACCTTCGTCCGAAAGCCATCCCGCCGATTTTTTTATCAGGTCGGCAACATCTGACACGATGATTCATCCTTGTTCTGTACCGTTATCTGAATCCTTCATAGAACTTATCTCATCCCTGATCTCGGCGGCTCTTTCGTATTGTTCCATTTCTATTGTCATCTGCAGTTCCTTCTGAAGCTCATGGATCCTCCGGGACAGATCGATCCTCTGACCAAATCTCTCCGGCACCTTGCCCTTGTGCCTCGTATCCCCGTGAATACTGGTCAGCACCTGATCGAGCTCGGTCCTGAATACTTCATAACACTGCGAGCATCCGAGTTTTCCCGTTTTCCTGAAATCGGCATATGTCCTGTCGCAACCGGAACATCGTTTTCTGGCCATACCAGGCCTCTCGACTCCTGCCGCCAGGTTCATCAAACCTGCGAGCAGGTCTCCCTTTTCGAAATTGCTCTTCTTAAGGTAGTCGAATCCTTTTTCATCCGCACAGTCCTGACAGATATGTATCTTCTCCACCCTCGTACCGATAACGTTGGTAAAATGTATCGTTGCCTCTCTCTCCTGGCAGAATTGACACTGCATATCAGCGGATATCCTCTCCTGTAAGCCTGCCGTCCTTCATTATCAGCCCTCTATCGGAAGTTTCGAGCATTTCCCTCTTGTGAGTAACGACTATGAAAGTCTGGTTCTTTGAACGGCTCAGGTCCAGGATCAGGCGATGCAGAAGGTCGCTGTTCCTTTCGTCGAGGTTACCTGTCGGTTCGTCGGCGAAGATTATTGCTGGCTCGTTCATCAAAGCTCTCGCGACTGCGACTCTCTGCTGCTCTCCCCCGGAGAGTTCCGTGGGCCGATGGCTTGTCCTTTCAGCCAGGCCGACCTCGGAAAGAAGCATCGTTGCTCTATCTTCAATATCCCTTCTCTGTGCCCCGTGAAGGAACGAAGGCATCATGACATTCTCAAGAGCGTCGAATTCAGGCAGAAGGTAATGGAATTGAAAGATGAAACCGATGTCGAGGTTCCTGATCCTGTTCAACTCCCGATCGTTACATGCGGCCGGATCGGCGCCCTTGATGACGATCCTGCCACGGTCTGGCTTGTCAAGGGTTCCCAGGACATGCAGAAGCGTACTTTTCCCAACTCCTGATTCTCCGAGTATAGTGACGACTTCACCCTCTTCCGCGGAGAAATCAAGATCGCAAAGTACTTCGATCGGGCCCTTGGCGCCCTTGAACGATTTCCATATTCCTTCCGCTTCGAGAATACTCATTATCCGCCTCTGTTAAAAATATATGACTCCACCTTGCCTCAGGCAAGTACCCCGGCAAAGTCATTGCCTCAATCGTATTTTATAGCGTCAAGCGGCAACATATTACACGCTTCCCAACTGGGATATATCGTTGCTATGAAGCATATTACCATCGAAGCGATCGAGACTGTCGCAATGTCGACCCAGTCTATCAGCACAGGGAGGGTGTTGATGAAATATACTTCGGGCGGCAGATCGAGTTTCACCATGGAGAGAAGCGAGCAGATGACCAGCCCCAGGATTACTCCGAGAATCGTTCCAACACCGCCTATCACTGTACCTTCTACCATGAATATAGACATGATCCCCCTCGATGATGCTCCCATCGACCTGAGGATCCCTATTTCGCTCCGTTTTTCCATTATGACCATCGTCAGCATACCCACAAGATTGAACGCCGCGATCAGTATTATCAGAGCGAGCAGAAGGAACATCAGTATCTTCTCAACCTTGATGTAACTGAAGAGATTACTGTTCAATGTTATCCAGTTGTTCGTCCCATAGGCGTAAGAGATGCTCTCCTGTATCTTCTCATCGATCTCCCGAGCCTTGTAAATATCATCGATCCTTATCCCCAGGCCTCTTGTAGAAGCTTCGTAATCGTAGAAAGTCTCCGCTTCCTTTATGTCGATGTAGGCAAACCGCGAATCGAACTCGAAGACCCCCGTCTTGAACGTGCCGATGACTCTGAAATCCCTGGTCCTCGGCTTGATCTGACCGACCCGCATCTCTGCCGGAGCACTGACCAGGGCCAATATCTCTCCATACGAGATTCTGAGGTCTTCAGCGAGGTCCTCGCCGAGCACTATTCCGGGAACAACTTCTCCATCTTCGAATCCCGATGTCTCGAATGAGGATATCGCCGGCACGAATGAATCTACGACCGCCGATACCGCCCGCTCGGCATCAAGGTCCACACCCTTTACTATCACTCCCTTTGTCTTCACCCTGACGCCGGGGACAAGCTCGTAGTAGATCAGTGACTCTCCCCTTATAAATGGTGAGGAGGCAACTACACTCTCGATTTCCGCCAATCTTGTCGATACGGTATCAATAGCGGCCCAGGCCTGGGGGTTTCTGGTGAAGACCAGTACATGGGTATTGAATTCGACTATCCTGTTCCTCAATTCGTCTTCAAATCCGTTCATGAGAGACAGGACTATTATCAGCGTCGTTACGCCTACCAGAGTCCCTCCGATCGCTATCACAGTCACTCGGGAGACGAAACCGCTCCGTTTCCTCGCGCGAAGATATCTCATGGCGATTACCAGCGAATAGTGCATCAGTCCTTATCCGCCTCCCGCCCATGCTCTGCCCTCATCTGGGGAAATAGTATTACATCCCTTATCGAGGATGAATCTGTCAGAAGCATCACCATCCGGTCGATCCCTACACCGAGTCCCCCTGTAGGCGGCATGCCATGCTCAAGTGCACGCAGGTAATCTTCGTCTATCGGATGCATATCGTCGGCCCCCTCTTTTCGCATCCTCACCTGATCTTCGAACCGGGCCCGCTGGTCTATAGGATCGTTAAGCTCGCTGAAGGCGTTGGCCACTTCGAATCCGGCTATATATGGCTCGAACCTTTCGACCAGGCCTTCGGTCGACCTGTGAGCTTTTGCGAGGGGAGAGATCTCAATCGGATGGTCTAGGATGAAGGTCGGCTGGATCAACCCCGGCTCGACCAGTTCAGAGAAAATTTCGTCGAGAAGTGCCCCCCTCCCCGTGATCCCATCGATATCTATATTGTGTTTCTTCGCGACTCTCTCTATTTCCGTTATGTCTGCGGCAGTCAGATCGACTCCGGTCTTGTCCTCAAGAGATCCGAAGAAAGTGAGTCTTTTCCACGGCGGAGCCAGATCGATGTCGTGTTCCCCGTATTTTATGCTGGTCGTTCCCAGCACCTTTTCACAGACCCGGGCATACATCTCCTCGAGGAATCCCATCATATCGTTATAGTCCCAGTAAGCGGCGTAGCATTCCAGCATTGTGAACTCCGGGTTGTGGGACCTGTCCATCCCCTCATTCCGAAAATCCTTACAGAACTCGAACACCCTTTCCATTCCACCGACCACCAGGCGCTTGAGATAGAGTTCGTCCGCGATCCGCAGATACAGGGTC
The sequence above is a segment of the Candidatus Latescibacterota bacterium genome. Coding sequences within it:
- a CDS encoding UvrB/UvrC motif-containing protein — protein: MQCQFCQEREATIHFTNVIGTRVEKIHICQDCADEKGFDYLKKSNFEKGDLLAGLMNLAAGVERPGMARKRCSGCDRTYADFRKTGKLGCSQCYEVFRTELDQVLTSIHGDTRHKGKVPERFGQRIDLSRRIHELQKELQMTIEMEQYERAAEIRDEISSMKDSDNGTEQG
- a CDS encoding protein arginine kinase, giving the protein MSDVADLIKKSAGWLSDEGEESEIVLSSRVRLARNLDDWPFSHIASSEVLESIRSEVSAAVMENGLLEDPLLMEMDGMSGADRLLLAERRLISHEMVMNFKNRALIVDMDESLGVMVNEEDHLRMQSMESGLSLRKAFKKITRFDDELDRRLDFAFSNRLGYLTACTTNVGTGLRVSAMVHLPGLVHNHDIRQVIDGLRQVRLTVRGSYGEGSDVTGNMFQISNSITLGLSEEDTVVNMESHIRKVLEFEKKARESLLREARTLLEDKVWRSYGLLKTARLVTSKEAMSLVSAIRLGVGLNIISDVKLSVLNEILIMIQPMHLQHLYGNEMKAEERDRTRADYIRSRLEGR
- a CDS encoding ABC transporter ATP-binding protein, with the translated sequence MLEAEGIWKSFKGAKGPIEVLCDLDFSAEEGEVVTILGESGVGKSTLLHVLGTLDKPDRGRIVIKGADPAACNDRELNRIRNLDIGFIFQFHYLLPEFDALENVMMPSFLHGAQRRDIEDRATMLLSEVGLAERTSHRPTELSGGEQQRVAVARALMNEPAIIFADEPTGNLDERNSDLLHRLILDLSRSKNQTFIVVTHKREMLETSDRGLIMKDGRLTGEDIR
- the lysS gene encoding lysine--tRNA ligase, whose product is MGRSINSSRASSGGRKGRIKVTNRENPKDGGRERDIRIEKLARLREMGINPYPYRFQRTHSIEEVRKSEETLAPDEVEVAIAGRIMSARGHGHTSFGNIKDDTGSIQFYIKDADVDEKTWALFKMIDIGDIAGIWGVLFRTRTEELTVKIRKIELLSKAILPLPEKYHGLQDKELRYRRRYVDLIVNDEVMEVFRTRTLIIDTVRDYLRQHNFLEVETPVLQPLYGGAMARPFVTHHNSLDMTLYLRIADELYLKRLVVGGMERVFEFCKDFRNEGMDRSHNPEFTMLECYAAYWDYNDMMGFLEEMYARVCEKVLGTTSIKYGEHDIDLAPPWKRLTFFGSLEDKTGVDLTAADITEIERVAKKHNIDIDGITGRGALLDEIFSELVEPGLIQPTFILDHPIEISPLAKAHRSTEGLVERFEPYIAGFEVANAFSELNDPIDQRARFEDQVRMRKEGADDMHPIDEDYLRALEHGMPPTGGLGVGIDRMVMLLTDSSSIRDVILFPQMRAEHGREADKD
- a CDS encoding FtsX-like permease family protein, with the protein product MHYSLVIAMRYLRARKRSGFVSRVTVIAIGGTLVGVTTLIIVLSLMNGFEDELRNRIVEFNTHVLVFTRNPQAWAAIDTVSTRLAEIESVVASSPFIRGESLIYYELVPGVRVKTKGVIVKGVDLDAERAVSAVVDSFVPAISSFETSGFEDGEVVPGIVLGEDLAEDLRISYGEILALVSAPAEMRVGQIKPRTRDFRVIGTFKTGVFEFDSRFAYIDIKEAETFYDYEASTRGLGIRIDDIYKAREIDEKIQESISYAYGTNNWITLNSNLFSYIKVEKILMFLLLALIILIAAFNLVGMLTMVIMEKRSEIGILRSMGASSRGIMSIFMVEGTVIGGVGTILGVILGLVICSLLSMVKLDLPPEVYFINTLPVLIDWVDIATVSIASMVICFIATIYPSWEACNMLPLDAIKYD